A region of Streptomyces sp. NBC_01788 DNA encodes the following proteins:
- a CDS encoding RHS repeat-associated core domain-containing protein produces the protein MAFSLVAYLIASLLGGPVAAAAELSLAKLKHPDPVPVASADKHRLSKPDQTATHRWKAAPRSAWPEPGTATVTVPGSGAVKAKAGTLPLRVASHHGKGRNEAQAGELTQRRVQIQVLDQKAAKAAGITGVLLAVRPLQGDKGAVDVTLDFSGFQHAYGGDWASRLTLHRLPQCVLTTPQANDCRSLTALESDNDVKAATLSASVAVGAADDTSSTGPVLKAPAMTRSASGLTASDGTVLLAATAAASGASGNFTATSLAPSASWTSGGSSGGFSWDYGIDTPDVPGGAQPDLSLSYSSQAVDGRTAATNNQANWIGDGWSMEPGYIERRYVSCSADTKDGNGTDKSGDLCWKKDNAVLNLNGQSSVLVKDDTTGEWHLESDDGTKIDKLTSSDRGNGDNDGEYWKVTTPDGTQYYFGYNRLPGWTSGKTETNSTWTVPVFGNQSGEPCHATEFKDSWCQQAWRWNLDYVVNPHSDAMAYYWAKETNYYGRNVNPDTGASTAAVYDRGGYLDHIDYGLRSNSVYSSKAAGRVDFTVSERCLSDCGTFDASHAKNWPDVPFDRYCKSGEECKDRYSPSFWTRKRLTQLDTSILTSGIYKPVDTWKLTHEFPSTGDGSAPALWLASITRTGHTGTGDVTLPAVTFLGKQLANRVEGATTTGGKADPVPPLVRYRIYGIDTETGGTIGVTYSEPDCKVGDMPTPSSNQRRCYPVIWSPPEAPAADYEPYLDWFHTYVVTQVLESDNTGGAPVKETDYSYLDGMTWEKDEDEFTKAKYLTYGDRKGYGRVQVRTGSPASTKQTLKEYRYFRGIDAAEVIDHEGVKVTDHRAFAGLIREEAAFNGDGGKLESTTSYTPWRSKATATQSRSGLPALNAYATGTQEEKTRTAVGNTWRTTRTLRTFDDYGLVLTESDLGDIAKTGDEECTTTSYARNTAVNILDLIKEERTVAVACDKTPQLPADLISVERHYYDGATSLDAKPTKGDMTRLEEQDDKGTGYLTTARHTHDQHGRQLTETDADDNTTITKYTPTTIEAPTSKTETNTLDQTIKTEYDPARGVTTAVIDANGKRADATYDGLGRTRQVWNPGWAKTDHPAQPSTEYSYTISRTVANAVATKSLQYDGSYATSYQLFDGLLRPCETQSPAIGTANRIVTETLYDTRGNAWKSYAAYYADGAPSTSLVNAPDNKVPAMVENVYDGLDRTTYSIAHTYGDEKYRSQTIYDGDRTTAIPPKGGTATTVINDARGRATDRLEYTDATRTTSQKTHYTYGKWDEPLTVTDPAGNVWRYSFDARGQQTDVDDPDKGKSHTTYDKLGNPVTVTDARGITLSTVYDELGRTTALKKGNTLLAEWTYDSVAKGQLASSIRYIGGKQYVSAVDTYNDAYQPTSNTVTIPAEAGAMAGTHTWTYGYNIYTGQQEWIRHPAVGNLPSERQTTVYGEGNLPQKTTAGAVTLVNATSHDVFSRPVRTEFGTLGKKVYKTQVYDAFTGRLTRQTTDRDLAPQRIDDVSYAYDDAGNITGITTASGQDAGRTVDTQCFTNNPLGQLTEAWTAKIDCSTQPSASTVGGPDAYWQSFKYDVVGNRTEQTDHGTGALVGSDATTSYTHNTPTTGLPHAVQTATVKGGANNGRTSTFVYDAAGNTTKRTIGATTQNLTWDDEGHLATLTENGKTTSYQYDSDGNRFIAKDADGTQTLTLPGGNELKIKPNGTKEGVRYYTHEGQTVAVRTSSGFSFLLPDHQGTAMAAVAMTTLAVTRRKQLPFGEIRSQQAETIPGTRGFVGGTTDPTGLTHLGAREYDPALGRFLSVDPINDIDDPAQMNAYSYAHNKPVTYSDPDGKRIFEGDSGGWIDSGNHGGVKTVKNRDTARKRNGGGLTRPSGSGAAYKKTNDSKAQARAKAQADARAKAQAVARAKVEAERRKKEGIRGAIKIAWNSVTGKSKKIWDAYFAGDTTGICLSGSAGLGLGVTASVCLLSTTRADGKTDYGLSFSKGSETPSVGANLGVGLMGSNATDFEQLRGDGWGGTLTAAFGVAVSGSHERAIGARNSRGEPVGATTVGVGTGLGVEGGLTTSHNTRIGKLFTLDWR, from the coding sequence ATTGCCTTCTCGCTGGTGGCCTACCTCATCGCCAGCCTGCTGGGCGGTCCTGTGGCTGCAGCGGCGGAGCTGTCGCTGGCCAAGCTGAAGCACCCGGATCCGGTACCTGTCGCTTCGGCGGACAAGCACCGGCTGTCCAAGCCGGACCAGACTGCGACGCACCGGTGGAAGGCGGCACCGAGGTCGGCCTGGCCCGAGCCGGGCACCGCCACGGTCACCGTCCCCGGCAGCGGTGCGGTCAAGGCGAAGGCTGGCACGCTTCCGCTGCGGGTGGCCTCTCATCATGGCAAGGGCAGGAATGAGGCCCAGGCAGGTGAGCTGACTCAGCGCCGCGTGCAGATACAGGTGTTGGACCAGAAGGCCGCCAAGGCTGCCGGCATCACCGGTGTGCTCCTAGCGGTACGCCCCCTTCAGGGGGACAAGGGCGCAGTCGATGTCACGCTCGACTTCTCGGGTTTCCAGCACGCCTACGGTGGCGACTGGGCCTCGCGCCTGACGCTGCACCGCCTGCCACAGTGCGTGCTGACCACGCCTCAGGCCAACGACTGCCGCAGCCTGACCGCTTTGGAGAGCGACAACGACGTCAAGGCTGCGACGCTGTCGGCCTCTGTCGCTGTCGGCGCGGCGGATGACACGTCGTCGACCGGACCGGTGTTGAAGGCGCCCGCCATGACACGTTCGGCCAGTGGTCTGACGGCGAGTGACGGCACCGTCCTTCTGGCCGCCACCGCCGCCGCCTCGGGCGCGTCGGGCAACTTCACGGCCACCTCGCTCGCCCCGTCGGCGTCCTGGACGTCTGGCGGCTCCAGCGGTGGCTTCTCCTGGGACTATGGCATCGACACCCCGGACGTGCCCGGCGGGGCCCAACCGGATCTGAGCCTGTCCTACTCCTCCCAGGCAGTCGACGGGCGTACCGCGGCGACGAACAACCAGGCCAACTGGATCGGCGACGGCTGGTCCATGGAACCTGGTTACATCGAGCGCCGCTACGTGTCCTGCTCCGCCGATACCAAGGACGGCAATGGCACCGACAAGAGCGGCGACCTGTGCTGGAAGAAGGACAACGCGGTCCTCAACCTGAACGGTCAGTCCAGCGTGCTGGTCAAGGACGACACCACGGGTGAGTGGCACCTGGAGAGCGACGACGGTACCAAGATCGACAAGCTCACCAGTAGCGACCGTGGCAACGGCGACAACGATGGCGAGTACTGGAAGGTCACCACGCCGGACGGCACGCAGTACTACTTCGGCTACAACCGCCTGCCCGGCTGGACCAGCGGCAAGACGGAGACCAACTCGACCTGGACGGTTCCCGTATTCGGCAACCAGAGCGGGGAGCCGTGCCACGCCACAGAGTTCAAGGACTCCTGGTGCCAGCAGGCATGGCGGTGGAACCTCGACTACGTCGTCAACCCGCACTCCGACGCGATGGCCTACTACTGGGCTAAGGAGACCAACTACTACGGTCGCAATGTCAATCCCGACACCGGTGCCTCCACGGCCGCCGTGTACGACCGGGGCGGCTACCTGGACCACATCGACTACGGCCTGCGTTCCAACAGCGTGTACAGCAGCAAAGCTGCCGGCCGGGTCGACTTCACCGTCTCCGAGCGGTGCCTGAGCGACTGTGGGACCTTCGACGCGAGCCACGCCAAGAACTGGCCCGACGTGCCGTTCGACCGGTACTGCAAGTCGGGCGAGGAATGCAAGGACCGCTACTCGCCGTCGTTCTGGACCCGCAAGCGGCTCACCCAGCTCGACACCTCCATCCTGACGAGCGGCATCTACAAGCCGGTCGACACCTGGAAGCTGACCCACGAGTTCCCCTCCACCGGCGACGGCTCCGCTCCCGCGCTGTGGCTGGCGTCGATCACCCGCACCGGCCACACCGGTACCGGTGACGTCACTCTGCCGGCGGTCACCTTCCTGGGTAAGCAACTCGCCAACCGAGTCGAGGGTGCCACCACCACCGGCGGTAAGGCCGATCCTGTTCCCCCGCTGGTGCGTTACCGCATCTACGGCATCGACACCGAGACCGGCGGCACCATCGGTGTCACCTACTCCGAACCCGACTGCAAGGTCGGCGACATGCCCACGCCGTCTTCGAACCAGCGTCGCTGTTATCCGGTGATCTGGTCCCCGCCAGAGGCCCCGGCAGCCGACTACGAGCCGTACCTGGACTGGTTCCACACCTATGTCGTCACCCAGGTTCTGGAGTCGGACAACACCGGCGGTGCGCCGGTGAAGGAGACCGACTACAGCTATCTGGACGGGATGACCTGGGAGAAGGACGAGGACGAGTTCACCAAGGCCAAGTACCTCACCTATGGTGACCGCAAGGGATATGGCCGCGTCCAGGTCCGCACGGGCAGTCCTGCCTCGACCAAGCAGACACTGAAGGAGTACCGCTACTTCCGCGGCATCGACGCTGCTGAGGTCATCGACCACGAAGGCGTCAAGGTGACCGACCACCGCGCCTTCGCCGGCCTGATCCGGGAAGAGGCCGCCTTCAACGGCGACGGCGGCAAGCTGGAATCCACCACCAGCTACACCCCCTGGCGCAGCAAAGCCACTGCAACCCAGTCACGCAGTGGCCTGCCAGCCCTGAACGCCTATGCCACCGGCACGCAGGAAGAGAAGACCCGCACAGCCGTCGGCAACACCTGGCGCACTACCCGAACCTTGCGCACCTTCGACGACTACGGCCTGGTCCTGACCGAGTCGGACCTCGGCGACATCGCCAAGACAGGCGACGAGGAGTGCACCACCACCAGCTATGCCCGCAACACAGCGGTGAACATCCTCGACCTGATCAAGGAGGAACGGACGGTTGCAGTCGCTTGCGACAAGACACCGCAGCTGCCCGCGGACCTGATCTCCGTCGAACGGCACTACTACGACGGTGCCACCAGCCTGGACGCCAAGCCCACCAAGGGCGACATGACGCGCCTGGAGGAACAGGACGACAAGGGCACCGGCTACCTGACCACCGCCCGCCACACCCACGACCAGCACGGCCGTCAGCTGACCGAGACCGACGCGGACGACAACACGACCATCACCAAGTACACGCCGACCACGATCGAGGCACCCACCTCGAAGACCGAGACCAACACACTCGACCAGACCATCAAGACCGAGTACGACCCGGCGCGCGGCGTGACCACTGCAGTGATCGACGCCAACGGCAAGCGGGCCGACGCCACCTACGACGGTCTGGGCCGCACGCGGCAGGTGTGGAACCCCGGCTGGGCCAAGACCGACCACCCCGCCCAGCCCTCGACCGAATACAGCTACACCATCTCCAGGACCGTCGCTAACGCCGTGGCGACCAAATCGCTCCAGTACGATGGCTCGTACGCCACCAGCTACCAGCTCTTCGACGGCCTGCTGCGCCCCTGTGAGACCCAGAGCCCGGCGATCGGCACAGCGAACCGGATCGTGACCGAGACGCTGTACGACACCCGCGGCAACGCCTGGAAGTCCTACGCGGCGTACTACGCCGACGGTGCACCGTCCACGAGCCTGGTGAATGCGCCGGACAACAAGGTGCCGGCGATGGTGGAGAACGTGTACGACGGCCTGGACCGCACAACTTACTCAATCGCCCACACCTACGGCGACGAGAAATACCGCAGTCAGACGATCTACGACGGTGACCGCACCACGGCGATCCCGCCCAAGGGCGGCACCGCCACCACGGTCATCAATGATGCACGCGGGCGCGCCACCGACCGCCTCGAATACACCGACGCAACCCGTACCACCTCACAGAAGACCCACTACACCTACGGCAAGTGGGACGAACCGCTGACCGTCACCGACCCGGCGGGCAACGTCTGGCGGTACAGCTTCGACGCCCGCGGCCAGCAGACCGACGTGGATGACCCCGACAAGGGCAAGAGCCACACCACCTATGACAAGCTCGGCAACCCGGTTACCGTCACGGACGCCCGCGGCATCACCCTGAGCACCGTCTATGACGAACTCGGTCGCACGACCGCGCTGAAGAAGGGCAACACTCTCCTGGCGGAGTGGACCTACGACAGCGTCGCGAAGGGTCAGCTGGCCAGCAGCATTCGCTATATCGGCGGCAAGCAGTACGTCTCCGCCGTCGATACCTACAACGACGCCTACCAGCCCACCTCCAACACGGTCACCATTCCCGCCGAAGCCGGTGCCATGGCCGGCACTCACACCTGGACCTACGGCTACAACATCTACACCGGTCAGCAGGAGTGGATCAGGCACCCGGCGGTCGGAAATCTGCCCAGCGAGCGCCAGACCACCGTCTACGGCGAGGGCAACCTCCCGCAGAAGACCACCGCCGGCGCCGTCACCCTCGTCAACGCCACCAGCCACGACGTCTTCTCCCGCCCGGTGCGCACCGAATTCGGCACCTTGGGCAAGAAGGTCTACAAGACACAGGTCTACGACGCGTTCACCGGCCGCCTGACCCGGCAGACCACCGACCGTGATCTGGCTCCCCAGCGCATCGACGACGTCAGCTATGCCTACGACGACGCGGGCAACATCACCGGCATCACCACTGCCAGCGGCCAGGACGCCGGCAGGACCGTGGACACCCAGTGCTTCACCAACAACCCCCTGGGCCAGCTGACTGAGGCGTGGACCGCGAAGATCGACTGCTCCACCCAGCCGTCGGCTAGCACGGTTGGCGGCCCGGACGCCTACTGGCAGTCGTTCAAGTACGACGTCGTGGGCAACCGCACCGAGCAGACCGACCACGGCACCGGCGCGCTGGTGGGCTCCGACGCCACCACCAGCTACACCCATAACACCCCCACCACGGGCTTGCCGCATGCCGTCCAGACCGCCACCGTCAAGGGTGGCGCCAACAACGGCCGCACCAGCACCTTCGTCTACGACGCCGCAGGCAACACCACCAAGCGCACCATCGGCGCCACCACCCAGAACCTCACCTGGGACGACGAAGGACACCTCGCCACCCTCACCGAGAACGGCAAGACCACCAGTTACCAGTACGACTCCGACGGCAACCGTTTCATTGCCAAGGACGCAGACGGCACTCAGACCCTCACCCTGCCCGGCGGCAACGAACTCAAGATCAAGCCGAACGGGACCAAGGAAGGCGTCCGTTACTACACCCACGAGGGCCAGACCGTCGCTGTCCGCACCAGCAGCGGCTTCTCCTTCCTCCTGCCCGACCACCAAGGCACCGCCATGGCCGCTGTCGCCATGACCACCCTTGCCGTCACCCGCCGCAAGCAACTCCCCTTCGGCGAGATACGCTCCCAGCAAGCCGAAACCATCCCCGGCACCCGCGGCTTCGTCGGCGGCACAACAGACCCCACCGGCCTGACCCATCTCGGCGCCCGCGAATACGACCCCGCCCTCGGCCGCTTCCTCTCCGTCGACCCGATCAACGATATCGACGACCCGGCCCAGATGAACGCCTACAGCTACGCCCACAACAAGCCGGTCACTTACAGCGATCCCGATGGTAAAAGGATCTTTGAGGGCGACAGTGGCGGCTGGATCGACAGTGGTAATCACGGCGGAGTCAAAACCGTAAAGAATCGCGATACGGCTCGCAAGCGCAACGGCGGAGGTCTCACAAGGCCGAGCGGAAGCGGCGCAGCTTACAAGAAGACAAACGACTCGAAGGCGCAAGCCCGAGCCAAAGCCCAGGCCGACGCGCGAGCCAAAGCGCAAGCCGTTGCACGAGCAAAGGTTGAAGCCGAGCGGCGCAAGAAGGAAGGAATTAGGGGGGCTATTAAGATAGCCTGGAATTCTGTGACTGGGAAGTCCAAAAAGATCTGGGACGCATATTTCGCAGGTGACACAACAGGCATCTGTCTCAGCGGTTCAGCTGGCCTTGGACTAGGAGTAACAGCTTCTGTCTGCCTGCTGAGTACAACCCGAGCGGACGGCAAGACTGACTATGGCCTCAGTTTCAGCAAGGGAAGTGAGACGCCATCGGTGGGGGCGAATCTTGGGGTAGGCCTCATGGGTAGCAATGCAACTGATTTCGAGCAACTCCGAGGGGACGGATGGGGTGGGACCCTCACTGCCGCCTTCGGCGTAGCGGTGTCGGGTAGTCATGAACGTGCGATCGGTGCTCGAAATAGTCGTGGTGAACCCGTAGGGGCGACGACCGTAGGTGTGGGCACCGGTTTGGGCGTCGAAGGCGGCCTGACCACCTCGCACAATACGCGCATCGGAAAACTCTTCACGCTGGATTGGCGCTAA
- a CDS encoding FG-GAP-like repeat-containing protein encodes MRFHRSRDRNRWLGRVAFTVAIAVATATPVSASAWSSLTDVPSADSAVAQGEVTEETQALAKAAETGEPVEILSHRTEASQVFANPSGTFTEERYATAQWARKGNRLVDIDRSLHRAGDGTISPEAATVGLKFSGGGNGPLATITRDGRSISLAWPTALPRPSISGDTVIYPDVLPDVDLKLRAGASGFAQLLVVKSAKAATNPALKTVSYKMSSDGVDVTADEHGNLSAVNPAGQELFTAPTPRMWDSSTTDTGTHTLIAREAAKPAARPQETDEFEPAPGAQQAAMPVTVSDGQLKLTPDTDLMTGKDTTYPVYIDPFIDGSRYSWTIAYKKYPSTAYFNGAGFNGGTTTARVGYENETNGLARSYFRMNTKNLWSTNKQVLKSTFRIKNTWSWSCTAKPVELWRTAAITSSTTWNNRPARQGKALDTVTDAKGWGTNCPAGNLAFTVTQGAKDAAANKWETITFELAASNESDVFGWKKFDAKSAVLSTEFNTYPNAPTSLDTVPSTKNSKGCGDTAPYGLIGNTDIYLTAKGSDPDGGTIKVKFNLWATGHHPNDDPKGVLIVNKTVSVSSGTVAKLKVTKGELTPYLNVANGNFSWKAQTNDGSLNSDWTPTKGKPGCRFVFDPVRPSNPPGINSSQFPDGSDGWPATTANVRTQGTFTLTNGGISDVTAYEYWTVTDPTVRTASPGSAGGSVSVKITPTAAGANHLYARSVDKAGNKSDTADYLFYANGLKQADQPGDINGDGNPDMFGIDKNGTLNRFYGAGDGTVTQTSSPASTLSWAGVKITHRGDWTGDGYEDLISLKHDATANTDRLWIHPNTGDGYVCSNECAGDEQDQRELTVYDPTNNHWQGADQILAIGDVDGPLDVDNDGVFDIPGYPDLLVKQGDLLWLYFGAPDNRLDSDRDPILIGNDGWSKYTLMAPGNLWGDERVDLLARNTETGALYVYAGTGDDGDGLADESTRVETGWGFTSGNVPLVTSPGDADHDGIPDLWVTDDTGHLWFIPRVTKGDRPFQDLSDGWGDYQTIS; translated from the coding sequence ATGAGATTTCATCGATCGAGAGACAGGAACCGGTGGCTCGGACGTGTGGCGTTCACCGTCGCCATCGCAGTGGCGACGGCGACGCCGGTTTCCGCATCCGCATGGAGCAGTCTCACTGATGTGCCGTCTGCGGATTCGGCGGTAGCACAGGGAGAAGTAACCGAGGAGACGCAGGCGCTGGCAAAGGCGGCCGAGACCGGAGAGCCGGTCGAGATCCTCTCGCACCGCACCGAGGCCTCCCAGGTGTTCGCCAACCCGTCCGGGACGTTCACCGAGGAGCGGTACGCCACCGCCCAGTGGGCACGCAAGGGCAATCGGCTGGTCGACATCGATCGCAGCCTCCACCGTGCGGGCGACGGCACGATCAGTCCCGAGGCAGCCACCGTGGGCTTGAAGTTCTCCGGCGGCGGCAACGGCCCGCTCGCCACCATCACTCGGGACGGCCGCAGCATCTCCCTGGCCTGGCCCACCGCGCTGCCCCGACCGTCCATCTCCGGTGACACCGTCATCTACCCCGACGTACTGCCCGATGTGGACCTCAAGCTGCGGGCCGGCGCCTCGGGCTTCGCACAACTACTGGTGGTCAAGTCCGCCAAGGCCGCCACTAACCCGGCCCTGAAGACCGTCTCATACAAGATGTCCAGCGACGGTGTGGACGTCACCGCCGACGAACACGGCAACCTCAGCGCCGTCAACCCCGCCGGCCAGGAACTGTTCACGGCCCCGACACCGCGTATGTGGGACAGCTCCACCACGGACACCGGCACCCATACACTGATCGCCCGAGAAGCAGCGAAACCCGCAGCCAGGCCGCAGGAAACGGACGAATTCGAACCCGCCCCAGGCGCCCAGCAGGCCGCCATGCCCGTCACAGTCAGTGACGGGCAGCTCAAGCTCACCCCCGACACGGACCTGATGACGGGCAAGGACACCACCTACCCGGTCTACATCGACCCGTTCATCGACGGCTCACGCTACTCGTGGACCATCGCATACAAGAAATATCCTTCCACCGCCTACTTCAACGGTGCGGGCTTCAACGGAGGCACCACCACCGCCCGCGTGGGCTACGAGAACGAGACCAACGGCCTGGCCCGCTCGTACTTCCGCATGAACACCAAAAACCTGTGGAGCACGAACAAACAGGTCCTCAAGTCCACATTCCGGATCAAGAACACCTGGTCCTGGTCCTGCACCGCCAAGCCCGTCGAACTGTGGCGCACCGCGGCCATCACCTCGTCCACCACGTGGAACAACCGGCCCGCCCGGCAAGGAAAGGCCCTGGACACGGTCACCGACGCCAAGGGCTGGGGCACCAACTGCCCGGCTGGCAACCTCGCCTTCACCGTAACCCAGGGAGCCAAGGACGCCGCGGCGAACAAGTGGGAGACCATCACCTTCGAACTCGCGGCCTCCAACGAGTCCGACGTGTTCGGGTGGAAGAAGTTCGACGCCAAGTCGGCCGTACTCTCCACTGAGTTCAATACCTACCCCAACGCTCCCACCAGCCTGGACACCGTCCCCAGCACCAAGAACAGCAAGGGCTGCGGTGACACCGCCCCATACGGTCTCATCGGCAACACCGACATCTACCTGACGGCCAAGGGCAGTGACCCAGACGGCGGCACCATCAAGGTCAAGTTCAACCTGTGGGCCACTGGTCACCACCCCAACGACGACCCCAAAGGCGTCCTGATCGTGAACAAGACGGTCTCCGTCTCCTCCGGCACCGTCGCCAAGCTCAAGGTCACCAAGGGTGAACTGACCCCTTACCTGAATGTGGCGAACGGCAACTTCTCCTGGAAGGCCCAGACCAACGACGGTTCCCTGAACTCCGACTGGACGCCCACCAAGGGCAAGCCAGGCTGCCGCTTCGTCTTCGACCCCGTACGCCCGAGCAACCCGCCCGGTATCAACTCCAGCCAGTTCCCCGACGGCAGCGACGGATGGCCCGCCACGACCGCCAATGTCCGTACCCAGGGCACCTTCACGCTTACAAACGGCGGCATCTCGGATGTAACCGCGTACGAGTACTGGACCGTCACCGACCCCACCGTGCGCACCGCCAGCCCGGGAAGTGCCGGCGGCAGCGTCAGCGTCAAGATCACCCCAACCGCTGCCGGGGCCAATCATCTCTACGCCCGCAGCGTGGACAAGGCCGGCAACAAGTCGGACACCGCCGACTACCTCTTCTACGCCAATGGCCTCAAGCAGGCCGACCAGCCCGGCGACATCAACGGCGACGGCAACCCCGACATGTTCGGCATCGACAAGAACGGCACCCTCAACCGCTTTTACGGAGCGGGCGACGGCACCGTCACCCAGACGTCCAGCCCTGCATCCACCCTCTCCTGGGCAGGCGTAAAGATCACACACCGAGGCGACTGGACCGGCGACGGCTACGAAGACCTCATCTCCCTCAAGCACGACGCCACCGCCAACACAGACCGGCTCTGGATCCACCCCAACACCGGCGACGGCTACGTCTGCAGCAACGAATGCGCCGGTGACGAGCAGGACCAGCGAGAACTCACGGTCTACGATCCCACCAACAACCACTGGCAAGGAGCCGACCAGATCCTCGCCATCGGCGATGTCGACGGTCCTCTGGATGTCGACAACGACGGCGTCTTCGACATCCCCGGCTACCCCGACCTCTTGGTCAAACAGGGCGATCTGCTGTGGCTCTACTTCGGTGCCCCCGACAACCGCCTCGACAGCGACCGCGACCCCATCCTCATTGGCAACGACGGATGGTCCAAGTACACCCTCATGGCTCCCGGCAACCTCTGGGGCGACGAACGTGTCGACCTCTTGGCCCGCAACACCGAAACCGGCGCACTCTATGTCTACGCCGGCACCGGAGACGACGGTGACGGCCTAGCCGACGAGTCCACCAGGGTCGAAACCGGATGGGGCTTCACCAGCGGCAACGTTCCCTTGGTGACCTCGCCCGGCGACGCAGACCACGACGGCATCCCCGATCTGTGGGTCACCGACGACACCGGACACCTGTGGTTCATCCCCCGTGTCACCAAGGGCGACCGGCCCTTCCAAGACCTCAGCGACGGATGGGGTGATTACCAAACCATCAGCTGA
- the galK gene encoding galactokinase gives MGALEVREGFVELYGAEPEGVWAAPGRVNLIGEHTDYNDGFVMPFALPHVTTAAVARRDDGVLRLHSADAPGGPVELRLDELAPESDRDWTAYPAGVVWALREAGHEVTGADVHLTSTVPTGAGLSSSAALEVVVALALNDLYALGLKGWRLARLCQRAENVYVGAPTGIMDQTASACCESGHALFLDTRDLSQRQVPFDLAAEGLRLLVVDTRVEHAHSGGEYGRRRAGCEKGAALLGVDALRDIPHDGLDAALAELAGEEEVARLVRHVVTENGRAERVVSLLESGDIRAIGPILTEGHASLRDDFRVSCPELDLVVDTALASGALGARMTGGGFGGSAIVLTDTADVPTLTKAMEDAFTKAGHTGPRVFEAVPSAGARRLA, from the coding sequence GTGGGGGCACTTGAGGTCCGAGAAGGCTTCGTCGAGTTGTACGGCGCCGAGCCGGAGGGGGTCTGGGCGGCGCCGGGCCGCGTCAACCTGATCGGCGAGCACACCGACTACAACGACGGCTTCGTGATGCCCTTCGCGCTGCCGCACGTGACGACGGCCGCGGTCGCGCGCCGGGACGACGGCGTACTGCGGCTGCACTCGGCGGACGCCCCGGGAGGGCCGGTGGAACTGCGGCTCGACGAGCTGGCTCCGGAGTCCGACCGCGACTGGACCGCCTACCCCGCGGGCGTGGTCTGGGCCCTGCGCGAGGCGGGCCACGAGGTGACCGGCGCGGACGTCCACCTGACGTCGACGGTCCCGACTGGCGCCGGACTGTCCTCCTCCGCGGCCCTGGAGGTCGTGGTCGCCCTGGCCCTGAACGACCTCTACGCCCTGGGCCTGAAGGGCTGGCGACTGGCCCGCCTGTGCCAGCGCGCCGAGAACGTCTACGTCGGCGCCCCGACCGGCATCATGGACCAGACCGCCTCGGCCTGCTGCGAGTCGGGTCACGCGCTGTTCCTGGACACCCGGGACCTGTCCCAGCGCCAGGTCCCCTTCGACCTGGCCGCCGAGGGCCTGCGCCTGCTGGTCGTCGACACCCGGGTCGAGCACGCGCACAGCGGCGGCGAGTACGGCCGTCGCCGCGCGGGCTGCGAGAAGGGCGCGGCCCTGCTGGGCGTGGACGCCCTGCGGGACATCCCCCACGACGGGCTGGACGCGGCGCTGGCCGAGCTGGCCGGCGAGGAGGAGGTGGCCCGGCTTGTCCGCCACGTCGTCACCGAGAACGGGCGGGCGGAACGGGTGGTGTCCCTCCTGGAGTCGGGCGACATCAGGGCGATCGGCCCGATCCTGACCGAGGGCCACGCCTCTCTGCGCGACGACTTCCGCGTCTCCTGCCCGGAACTGGACCTGGTCGTCGACACGGCCCTCGCCTCCGGCGCCCTCGGCGCCCGCATGACGGGCGGCGGCTTCGGCGGCTCGGCGATCGTCCTGACGGACACCGCCGACGTCCCCACCCTCACCAAGGCAATGGAAGACGCCTTCACCAAGGCGGGCCACACCGGCCCACGAGTCTTCGAGGCGGTCCCTTCAGCTGGGGCACGGCGGCTGGCCTGA